The following proteins are encoded in a genomic region of Periophthalmus magnuspinnatus isolate fPerMag1 chromosome 10, fPerMag1.2.pri, whole genome shotgun sequence:
- the LOC117377276 gene encoding H-2 class I histocompatibility antigen, K-K alpha chain-like translates to MVLVVSTAVHTLRYFYTSSFQVPNFPKNVSVGYVNDLQIIHYDSDTKKLVPKQEWMNKLTEEDPRYWERNTQRCLENEQAGKGNIETVKRRLNVTGGLSLNSLKDYLKLYGCEWDNETSEIRGYEQHSFDGEDFISLDFDPETFVAPKQQAFIPKLIWERDGEAVRVKHYIIHECAEYLKKYVCHGESALNRIELPLVSLLQKSSSAPVTCHTTGFYPDRAMLFWTKDGDELLEDVELGEILPNRDGTFQTSVSLDLSSVPPEDWYRYHCAFQLSGDKNKYLSRLDRCMIRNNGEFLITGMLQYHILV, encoded by the exons ATGGTTCTTGTTGTTTCCACAGCAGTTCACACTTTGAGATATTTTTACACTTCATCATTTCAAGTTCCAAACTTCCCAAAGAATGTTTCTGTTGGATATGTGAACGACCTTCAGATCATTCATTACGACAGTGACACAAAGAAATTGGTCCCCAAACAAGAGTGGATGAACAAACTCACAGAGGAGGACCCTAGGTACTGGGAGAGAAACACTCAGAGGTGTTTGGAGAATGAGCAGGCGGGAAAAGGAAACATAGAAACTGTGAAACGCCGCCTTAATGTGACCGGAGGTTT AAGTTTGAATTCTTTAAAGGATTATCTGAAGCTCTATGGCTGTGAATGGGACAATGAGACTAGTGAAATCAGAGGATATGAGCAACACTCTTTTGATGGAGaagattttatttcattggATTTTGACCCTGAAACTTTTGTCGCTccaaaacaacaggcttttaTCCCCAAACTGATatgggagagggatggagaggctgTCAGAGTGAAACACTACATCATTCATGAATGTGCTGAGTATCTGAAGAAATATGTGTGCCACGGAGAGAGCGCTCTGAACAGGATAG AGCTCCCCCTGGTGTCCCTGCTGCAGAAGTCCTCCTCAGCCCCAGTCACGTGTCACACCACAGGCTTCTACCCCGACAGAGCCATGCTGTTCTGGACCAAAGACGGAGATGAGCTGCTGGAGGACGTGGAACTTGGAGAGATCCTGCCCAACAGAGATGGGACCTTCCAGACTAGTGTGTCCCTggacctgtcctctgtcccccctGAGGACTGGTACAGGTACCACTGTGCATTCCAGTTGTCCGGGGACAAAAATAAGTATCTGTCCAGACTGGACCGCTGCATGATCAGGAACAATGGTGAGTTTTTGATCACAGGGATGTTACAATATCACATTCTAGTCTga